Proteins encoded by one window of Haematobia irritans isolate KBUSLIRL chromosome 2, ASM5000362v1, whole genome shotgun sequence:
- the LOC142224924 gene encoding uncharacterized protein LOC142224924, protein MSLENFTRLADKLVFFEAGLNERAAPMSSIHSIEVHKEELASIWEGLKTVYDKCVADIETEAEEADVDASDKKDANDCDSELDNLKHKYMSAYITYCRCSTLLRENAHGFSEPPPGQILPHVCIKNPRLCSVEKLFHLSQRTRGEPHDIVKKVPLTNENFRVARANLCSRYENKRALINIQLKKLFSLSPISNETSTALKILQRDINACISLLELYEVDVGSWDPIFVFICSNCLPDTILTLWEQTLPDKTITPKWAKMDDFLTNRHRTLESVSEVRKAVHGSSLKSGPKASAKTGGKSSNAHVHSFQSKVSEPKCQLCPNDAHPIRKCPRFLALYQSESLAEIKRSKLCTNCFSRVHSVKNCKSKYSCFKCNKKHNTLLHREDSKSQTVALSGPSSRPDTLSASNPSTSIQSTHLSGDGVVHTCFSTSAKDVLLATALVNICYNGLTYCARALVDSGSQGTFISEKLFNVMKLPFRKTYAKVSGLNNSVSASVQKECSFIISPASDNGTELPATALVVPHLSGSLPSRTLDISSLSEIPCITLADPKFF, encoded by the exons ATGTCTCTAGAGAATTTCACCCGGTTGGCTGATAAACTCGTATTTTTCGAGGCCGGCTTGAACGAAAGGGCCGCGCCTATGTCCTCCATCCATTCAATCGAAGTCCATAAGGAGGAGTTAGCTTCAATTTGGGAGGGTTTAAAAACGGTTTACGACAAGTGTGTTGCGGACATTGAAACAGAGGCCGAAGAGGCTGATGTAGATGCATCGGATAAAAAGGATGCCAATGATTGTGATTCCGAGCTAGATAATTTGAAGCATAAATACATGAGTGCTTATATCACTTACTGCCGTTGCAGCACCCTTTTGAGGGAAAACGCCCATGGGTTTTCTGAGCCTCCGCCTGGGCAGATCTTACCCCACG TGTGCATCAAAAACCCTCGTCTGTGCTCCGTGGAAAAGTTATTTCATTTGAGCCAGAGAACCAGAGGTGAGCCTCATGACATTGTGAAGAAGGTGCCTCTTACTAATGAAAACTTCCGGGTCGCTAGGGCCAACTTATGTTCTAGATATGAGAACAAAAGAGCCCTTATTAATATCCAGTTGAAGAAGCTATTCAGCCTATCTCCAATATCCAATGAGACATCTACTGCTCTCAAGATATTACAGAGGGATATCAACGCCTGTATATCTCTACTTGAACTTTATGAGGTCGATGTGGGCAGTTGGGACcccatttttgtatttatttgctCGAATTGTCTTCCTGACACCATTTTAACTTTATGGGAGCAAACACTGCCTGACAAAACCATCACTCCTAAATGGGCGAAAATGGACGATTTTCTCACCAACAGACATCGTACGCTCGAATCCGTATCTGAGGTTCGAAAGGCGGTACACGGGTCAAGTTTAAAATCTGGTCCAAAGGCGAGTGCAAAGACTGGGGGAAAGTCCAGTAACGCCCATGTCCATTCCTTTCAGAGTAAGGTAAGCGAACCCAAATGTCAATTATGCCCAAACGACGCTCATCCAATTAGAAAGTGTCCTCGCTTTTTGGCGTTGTACCAAAGTGAAAGCTTGGCTGAGATAAAAAGATCCAAATTATGCACTAACTGTTTTTCACGGGTACATTCAGTCAAGAATTGCAAAAGCAAATATTCttgtttcaaatgcaacaaaaagCATAATACCCTACTGCATAGGGAAGATTCGAAGTCCCAAACCGTAGCACTATCTGGTCCATCTTCAAGGCCTGACACCCTTTCTGCATCAAATCCCTCCACATCCATACAGTCCACTCATTTATCGGGAGATGGTGTAGTACACACATGCTTTTCTACTAGCGCTAAAGACGTTCTGTTAGCTACCGCATTAGTGAACATATGCTACAATGGACTGACATATTGTGCTAGAGCTCTAGTTGATTCTGGATCGCAAGGtacttttatttctgaaaaacttttcaacGTTATGAAACTGCCATTCCGTAAGACATATGCTAAGGTTTCAGGTTTGAACAACTCAGTTTCGGCTTCAGTTCAAAAGGAATGTTCTTTCATAATATCACCTGCCAGCGATAATGGGACTGAACTTCCGGCGACGGCATTGGTTGTCCCACATTTATCAGGTAGCCTGCCATCCAGAACACTAGATATTTCATCTCTTTCGGAGATTCCTTGTATTACTCTGGCTGAtccgaaatttttctaa